In one Magallana gigas chromosome 7, xbMagGiga1.1, whole genome shotgun sequence genomic region, the following are encoded:
- the LOC105342053 gene encoding coilin: MSAPMEGVAPVRVKLLFNNLPLESSWVLVKTEKYPRVKEFLDYIKRKFIPKTDGSLTIHINGCKVPEWEKSCIFREDDVVQLYLNEVAYSSNRLVDPKVCENNDAEERIVPKKKKKKNKEEPTPKFSLEKEHEEMDTWRSAEDDNLEIKKRKLSKEKQDVVPSEKDGSAKKAEEEQESVTRKRKRTRKRKNRKEEIVTPVSVSHKPVSVRPLRQYADTSNNLHIKFSSDNEEEERNSVTDSKRIQQDFTDRQTHRTSTPVYQADQDQSAGAGDFTYNGQSSFSLEKPNLTQSVLANGVTVFSRPRSRQIKSNNFRELSKDEQLSTRLSNRSFILQNTSQSNGVDDQIFTSMDMAESNLSGIPNIAIPVRRDYQKFPLLQGDPNPGDKIAFKILEMSDDYTPEVGDYKEAEIIGFNSSSQMVELKIIPGFIKERKLGKFDVDFGEDEEEVHGSSSKVQNHPLTSLMEVRLITD, translated from the exons ATGTCTGCGCCCATGGAAGGAGTCGCACCTGTCCGGGTTAAACTTCTATTTAATAATCTTCCTTTAGAAAGTTCTTGGGTTTTAGTGAAAACCGAAAAATACCCAAGAGTGAAAGAATTCTTAGATTACATAAAACGAAAATTTATTCCAAAGACTGATGGATCATTGACAATTCACATTAATGGCTGTAAAGTCCCAGAATGGGAGAAATCCTGTATATTTCGTGAAGATGACGTTGTGCAATTGTACCTGAATGAGGTGGCCTATAGTTCTAATCG gtTAGTAGATCCAAAAGTGTGTGAGAATAATGATGCTGAAGAAAGAATTGTacccaaaaaaaagaagaagaaaaacaaagagGAACCGACACCAAAGTTTAGTCTGGAGAAAGAACATGAAGAAATGGACACATGGAGATCAGCGGAAGATGATAATTTGgagataaagaaaagaaaattgtcaaaagaaaaacaagatgTTGTGCCCAGTGAAAAAGATGGATCTGCCAAAAAGGCAGAAGAAGAGCAGGAAAGTGTGACCCGCAAAAGGAAAAGGACCAGAAAGCGTAAAAATCGTAAAGAAGAGATTGTTACTCCTGTGAGTGTTAGTCACAAACCGGTAAGTGTGCGGCCTCTCAGGCAATATGCAGACACATCCAACAATTTGCACATCAAGTTCTCTTCAGATAACGAGGAGGAAGAAAGAAACTCTGTGACAGACTCCAAAAGGATACAACAGGACttcacagacagacagactcaCAGAACCAGCACTCCCGTGTACCAGGCTGATCAGGACCAGTCTGCAGGGGCTGGTGATTTTACATATAATGGACAGAGTTCTTTTTCATTGGAGAAACCAAATTTGACACAGTCAGTCTTAGCGAATGGAGTGACAGTGTTCTCAAGACCAAGAAGTCGACAGATAAAGAGCAATAATTTTAGAGAACTGAGCAAAGATGAGCAACTGTCCACCAGGCTCAGCAACAGGTCCTTCATTTTACAG aaCACAAGCCAAAGTAATGGAGTAGATGATCAAATTTTTACGTCAATGGACATGGCTGAGAGTAATCTATCAGGGATACCCAACATTGCCATCCCAGTACGCAGAGACTACCAGAAATTTCCATTGCTGCAGGGAGACCCCAATCCTGGAGACAAGATAGCATTCAAG ATTCTAGAAATGTCTGACGATTACACCCCAGAAGTTGGAGACTACAAG GAGGCAGAAATCATTGGGTTTAACAGTTCATCCCAGATGGTGGAACTGAAAATTATACCAGGGTTCATTAAAG AGCGCAAGTTGGGGAAGTTTGATGTGGATTTTGGTGAGGATGAGGAGGAGGTTCACGGATCTTCCTCAAAAGTTCAG AATCACCCTTTGACCTCCCTGATGGAAGTGAGGCTCATCACAGACTGA
- the LOC105342048 gene encoding caspase-7-like: MEEAMSPECVSNTDVPDAKPVSETDAFPFGKSKSQSGKPVATTIQTATEFFSHKYKMDYPNRGKAIIINNKKFNPNTGLNERNGTDQDASALCCRLSELDFDVDLFHNLKAEEIKVTLQKAAELDHRDNDCFTCAILSHGEDGFIWGIDRMIPINDLMEPFKGNKCLSLAGKPKIFFIQACRGTKFDDGVDMNVADAKGFMDVEPQFSLQKIPSEADFLIAYSVVPGYYSWRNSTNGSWFVQALSEVLMKHGQTVDLLTMMTRVNQIVANKFQSNTSHSDMNEKKQIPCVTSMLTKEVYFTSK, encoded by the exons ATGGAAGAAGCGATGAGCCCAGAGTGTGTTTCTA ACACTGATGTTCCTGATGCTAAGCCTGTGTCAGAGACAGATGCCTTCCCATTCGGAAAATCAAAATCACaaag TGGTAAACCGGTTGCCACTACAATACAGACAGCGACCGAGTTCTTCTCCCACAAGTACAAGATGGACTATCCAAACAGGGGTAAAGCTATCATCATCAACAACAAGAAGTTTAACCCTAACACTGGGCTGAACGAGCGGAATGGCACGGACCAGGACGCCTCCGCTCTCTGCTGCCGTCTGTCCGAGCTCGACTTCGATGTAGATCTTTTTCACAACCTGAAAGCAGAGGAAATCAAAGTTACACTACAGAAAG CCGCCGAATTGGACCACAGAGACAACGACTGTTTCACCTGCGCCATTCTGTCCCATGGGGAGGATGGATTTATATGGGGGATAGACAGAATGATCCCCATTAATGACCTGATGGAGCCCTTCAAAGGCAACAAATGTCTCTCTCTGGCAGGAAAACCCAAAATCTTCTTTATCCAG GCTTGCCGTGGAACAAAGTTTGATGACGGCGTGGATATGAATGTCGCAGATGCTAAAGGCTTCATGGACGTAGAGCCTCAGTTTTCTCTCCAGAAGATCCCGTCAGAGGCCGACTTCCTGATTGCTTATTCAGTTGTTCCAG GTTACTACTCCTGGAGGAACTCGACCAATGGCTCCTGGTTCGTCCAGGCGCTGTCTGAGGTCCTGATGAAGCATGGCCAGACAGTGGACCTCCTGACCATGATGACACGTGTCAATCAAATCGTCGCCAACAAGTTCCAGTCTAACACCTCCCACTCCGACATGAACGAGAAGAAACAGATCCCATGTGTCACCTCCATGCTGACCAAGGAGGTTTACTTCACTAGCAAATAG
- the LOC105342052 gene encoding RNA polymerase I-specific transcription initiation factor RRN3 translates to MSAEISEKFDLKTLFHQYRRGSHKDYDLFLNILSDLQTKSEDLRVYLRTIKDNVTELSREFEDLVAVLLKLDWASRDVCVVREYQSLLLGLVCAHTYYLRASLRMLVKYFSPPIVKSDTEEVSDEIRQRQEAVFLNVHMVLKAILDSVPMSSTILMPLLHDLFPYIGKPVFVQECFVRNLLQITSYLPNGRQKILELITDRMLKLDVRAPRQNIQESEGDEEDMEEDIVFDIDIEQDLTRDLDNRDGSTYDKKCSDKPMTHREANILDVCMQLTLTYISNVCYSKGECDWEATKKLYREMLLVFDRLILPTHASCHVQFILFYLCSTKTPICEGFIDYLWKKVQNPNTESVFRQAAVGYIGSLLARAMFVPVSTVTACLDLMCQWVHLYLDSTSEDVVNADVNHHGPFYCVCQAVFYVFVFRSKEIFETKKGHKWAESLNFQRIVTSRLNPLRICLPVIVKTFSSITRMHQLAFCDTIIERNKRCILPVTSNGLGSSSVVTTLDSYFPFDPYLLNRSGHFIIPLYREYQGCIEEDQELSNDEDDFLPDESPSTVEPQSVSLGKTPTDFLHYGISPGFKHVQDIT, encoded by the exons aTGTCTGCTGAAATCTCAGAGAAATTTGACCTGAAAACTTTGTTTCATCAATACAGGCGG ggaTCACACAAGGACTACGATCTGTTTCTCAATATTTTGTCTGACCTGCAAACAAAg TCAGAAGATCTACGAGTTTACTTGAGAACTATCAAAGATAATGTCACAGAACTTTCCAGGGAATTTGAGGATTTGGTAGCGGTACTCTTG AAATTGGACTGGGCCAGCAGAGATGTTTGTGTGGTCAGGGAGTACCAGTCCTTACTCCTGGGCCTGGTCTGTGCTCACACCTACTACCTGAGAGCCAGTCTACGCATGCTGGTCAAGTACTTCTCACCGCCTATTGTCA AAAGCGATACAGAAGAAGTGAGTGATGAAATCAGACAAAGACAGGAGGCCGTCTTTCTGAATGTTCACATGGTGCTGAAAGCCATCTTGGATTCTGTCCCAAT gtcATCGACCATCTTAATGCCATTGTTGCATGATTTATTTCCGTACATTGGGAAGCCTGTGTTTGTACAGGAGTGCTTTGTTAGGAACCTGCTACAAATCACCAGCTATCTTCCCAATGGCAGGCAGAAAATCCTAGAGCTAATTACCGACAGAATGCTGAAATTGGAC GTCCGTGCACCAAGACAGAACATCCAGGAGAGCGAGGGTGATGAAGAAGACATGGAGGAGGACATTGTGTTTGATATT GATATAGAGCAAGACTTGACAAGAGATTTGGATAACAGAGATGGCAGTACATATGACAAGAAGTGCTCAGATAAGCCCATGACCCACAGGGAAGCTAACATCCTGGACGTCTGCATGCAGTTGACCTTGACCTACATTTCAAATGTCTGTTACTCAAAAG GTGAGTGTGACTGGGAGGCCACCAAGAAGTTGTACCGTGAGATGCTGCTGGTGTTTGACCGACTCATCCTCCCCACGCACGCCTCCTGTCATGTCCAGTTCATCCTGTTCTATCTCTGTAGCACCAAAACT CCAATCTGTGAGGGTTTTATTGACTACCTGTGGAAGAAGGTCCAGAACCCTAACACAGAGAGTGTGTTCAGACAGGCGGCGGTGGGCTACATCGGCAGTCTGTTGGCCCGGGCCATGTTTGTACCCGTCAG CACTGTGACGGCGTGCCTGGACCTGATGTGTCAGTGGGTACATCTGTACTTGGACAGCACTAGTGAGGATGTGGTTAACGCTGACGTCAACCATCACGGCCCGTTCTACTGTGTCTGTCAGGCCGTCTTCTACGTCTTTGTCTTCAGAAGCAAGGAAATCTTTGAAACAAAGAAAG GCCACAAATGGGCGGAGAGCCTGAACTTCCAGAGAATTGTTACCAGTCGCTTGAACCCCTTGCGCATATGTCTACCTGTGATTGTCAAAACTTTCTCCTCCATCACAAG AATGCATCAGCTGGCTTTCTGTGACACGATTATTGAGCGTAACAAGCGCTGTATTTTACCGGTGACCAGCAATGGCTTAGGATCATCCTCTGTTGTAACCACTCTAGATTCATACTTTCCTTTTGATCCTTACCTTTTAAATAG GTCTGGGCACTTTATCATTCCCTTGTATCGAGAGTATCAGGGCTGTATTGAAGAAGACCAAGAGCTTTCAAAT GATGAAGATGATTTTCTCCCTGATGAATCACCTTCCACTGTGGAACCCCAGAGTGTGTCCCTCGGTAAAACACCAACAGACTTTCTACACTATGGTATTTCTCCAGGCTTCAAGCATGTCCAAGACATCACTTGA